The Cygnus atratus isolate AKBS03 ecotype Queensland, Australia chromosome 7, CAtr_DNAZoo_HiC_assembly, whole genome shotgun sequence genome includes a window with the following:
- the BORCS7 gene encoding BLOC-1-related complex subunit 7, with product MAAGGAAEAQARFGHSVKGLLTEKVTSCGTDVIALTKQVLKGSRSAELLGQAARNMVLQEDAILHSEDSLRKMAIITTHLQYQQEAIQKNVEQSSNLRDQLSHLLK from the exons atggcggcgggcggcgcggcggagGCCCAGGCGCGGTTCGGGCACTCGGTGAAGGGGCTGCTGACCGAGAAGGTGACGAGCTGCGGCACCGACGTCATCGCCCTCACCAAGCAGGTGCTGAAGGGCTCCCGCAGCGCCGAG ctcctggggcaggctgcGAGGAAcatggtgctgcaggaggacgCCATCCTGCACTCGGAGGAT AGTCTAAGGAAAATGGCCATAATAACCACTCACCTACAGTACCA GCAGGAAGCAATTCAGAAGAA TGTTGAGCAGTCATCGAACCTGCGGGACCAGCTGAGTCACTTGCTAAAATGA
- the WBP1L gene encoding WW domain binding protein 1-like isoform X9 produces MRKCLLRGFKFLRSRARVQRMSLQNAFPLGSQTGFWLVWTIIIILSCCCVCHHRRTKHRLQAQQRQHEINLIAYREAHNYSALPFYLRFLPNYLLPPYEEVVNRPPTPPPPYSALHQQCVPAGSSSTIPDTPRNLQPAQSSSAAPSGNNSSTDNTGLPGLGDPEPSTAALVERAVAKMQSVEPGGTSTGAELVERASPEKDAECKEELLKGYSSESLEQSSAIPDAKDKTPGRQRRFTGDSGIEVCVCNRGHHDDDLKEFDGLIDDALDGPLDFCDSCSGRPHGDEEEGLFNAAEEQHREHSHHHLPRQPVCVLLNTINEQDSPNSRTNNSPS; encoded by the exons GGTTTTGGCTGGTGTGGACCATCATCATcattctcagctgctgttgtgtttgCCATCACCGACGCACCAAGCACCGTCTGCAGGCCCAGCAGCGGCAACATGAGATCAACCTGATCGCTTACCGGGAAGCCCACAACTACTCAGCCCTGCCCTTCTATTTAC GGTTTCTGCCAAATTATTTACTACCTCCCTACGAGGAAGTGGTGAACCGACCGCCAACCCCACCACCGCCATACAGTGCCTTACATCAGCAGTGcgtcccagcaggcagcagtagCACAATCCCAGACACGCCAAGAaacctgcagccagcacagagcagctcgGCAGCACCCAGCGGCAATAACAGCAGTACTGACAACACCGGGTTGCCCGGCCTCGGGGACCCCGAGCCTTCCACCGCCGCGCTGGTCGAGCGAGCAGTTGCCAAAATGCAGAGCGTGGAGCCCGGTGGTACCAGCACGGGAGCTGAGCTAGTGGAGAGGGCCAGTCCCGAAAAGGATGCGGAGTGCAAGGAGGAACTGCTAAAAGGTTACAGCTCTGAGAGCTTAGAGCAGAGCAGCGCGATTCCCGACGCGAAGGACAAGACGCCGGGCAGGCAGCGCCGCTTCACGGGCGACTCGGGCATCGAAGTCTGTGTATGCAACCGGGGCCATCACGACGACGACCTCAAGGAGTTCGACGGGCTCATCGATGATGCTCTGGACGGGCCCCTGGACTTCTGCGACAGCTGCAGCGGCCGCCCGCACGGGGATGAGGAGGAAGGGCTTTTTAATGCCGCGGAAGAGCAGCACCGTGAACACAGCCACCACCACCTGCCCCGGCAGCCGGTGTGTGTACTCTTGAACACAATAAATGAGCAGGACTCTCCAAACTCTCGTACCAATAACTCCCCCAGCTAA
- the LOC118248702 gene encoding steroid 17-alpha-hydroxylase/17,20 lyase — protein sequence MLPLAALLLCLALLCAWGLARRRGPTGTGTGRLRSLPALPLVGSLLQLAGHPQLHLRLWRLQGRYGSLYGLWMGSHYVVVVNSYQHAREVLLKKGKAFAGRPRTVTTDLLSRGGKDIAFASYGPLWKFQRKLVHAALSMFGEGSLALEKIICQEAASLCETLSAAQDAALDMAPELTRAVTNVVCSLCFNSSYRRGDPEFEAMLEYSQGIVDTVAKESLVDIFPWLQIFPNKDLALLKKCLKVRDELLQQKFTEHKEAFCGDSVRDLMDALLQVRLSAENNSLPAPGLELTDDHLLMTVGDIFGAGVETTTTVLKWTVLYLLHYPEVQRKIQEEMDQKIGLARHPHLSDRPLLPYLEATISEVLRIRPVSPLLIPHVSLTDTSIGEYAIPKGARVVINLWSVHHDEKEWDKPEEFNPGRFLDEQGQHIHSPSPSYLPFGAGIRVCLGEVLAKMELFLFLAWVLQRFTLECPQDQPLPSLEGKFGVVLQVQKFRVKARLREAWRAAS from the exons ATGCTGCCGCTGGCcgccctgctgctgtgcctggccctgctgtgcgCCTGGGGGCTGGCACGCCGGCGGGGTCccacggggacggggacggggcggCTGCGGAGCCTGCCAGCCCTGCCGCTGGTGGGGAGCTTGCTGCAGCTGGccgggcacccccagctccaccTGCGGCTCTGGCGCCTGCAGGGCCGCTACGGCAGCCTCTACGGGCTCTGGATGGGCTCCCACTACGTGGTGGTGGTCAACAGCTACCAGCACgccagggaggtgctgctgaAGAAGGGGAAGGCTTTCGCCGGACGGCCCCGCACC GTGACCACGGACCTGCTGTCCCGGGGGGGCAAGGACATCGCCTTCGCCAGCTACGGCCCCCTCTGGAAGTTCCAGCGCAAGCTGGTGCACGCCGCCCTCTCCATGTTCGGGGAGGGCTCGCTCGCCCTCGAGAAGATCA TCTGCCAGGAGGCCGCGTCCCTATGCGAGACGCTCAGCGCCGCGCAGGATGCAGCCTTGGACATGGCCCCGGAGCTCACGCGGGCCGTCACCAACGTGGTCTGCTCCCTCTGCTTCAACTCCTCCTACCGGCGCGGGGACCCCGAGTTCGAGGCCATGCTGGAGTACAGCCAGGGCATCGTGGACACCGTGGCCAAGGAGAGCTTGGTGGACATCTTCCCCTGGCTCCAG ATCTTCCCCAACAAGGACTTGGCCCTGCTGAAGAAGTGCCTCAAGGTCAGGGAcgagctgctccagcagaagtTCACCGAACACAAG GAAGCCTTCTGCGGGGACAGCGTGAGGGACCTCATGGATGCCCTCCTGCAAGTGAGGCTCAGCGCCGAGAACAACAGCCTGCCGGCACCGGGGCTGGAGCTGACAGACGACCACCTCCTCATGACGGTGGGGGACATCTTTGGGGCTGGCGTGGAGACCACCACGACCGTGCTCAAGTGGACTGTGCTCTACCTCCTCCACTACCCTGAG GTCCAGAGGAAGATCCAGGAGGAGATGGACCAGAAAATCGGCCTGGCCCGTCACCCCCACCTCAGCGACCGCCCGCTGCTGCCCTACCTGGAGGCCACCATCAGCGAAGTGCTGCGCATCCGGCCCGTGTCCCCCCTGCTCATCCCACACGTGTCCCTCACCGACACCAG CATCGGGGAGTACGCCATCCCCAAGGGCGCCAGGGTCGTCATCAACCTCTGGTCCGTGCACCACGACGAGAAGGAGTGGGACAAGCCCGAGGAGTTCAACCCTG GCCGCTTCCTGGACGAGCAGGGCCAGCACATCCACTCGCCCTCGCCCAGCTACCTGCCCTTCGGGGCCGGGATCCGCGTGTGCCTGGGCGAAGTCCTGGCCAAGATGgagctgtttctcttcctggcctgggtgctgcagaggtTCACGCTCGAGTGCCCCCAggaccagcccctgccctcGCTGGAGGGCAAGTTCGGCGTCGTGCTGCAGGTGCAGAAGTTTCGGGTGAAGGCCAGGCTGCGGGAGGCCTGGAGGGCGGCCTCGTGA
- the WBP1L gene encoding WW domain binding protein 1-like isoform X8, with protein MGVNNQSYICETGHCCGQSQCCNYYYELWWFWLVWTIIIILSCCCVCHHRRTKHRLQAQQRQHEINLIAYREAHNYSALPFYLRFLPNYLLPPYEEVVNRPPTPPPPYSALHQQCVPAGSSSTIPDTPRNLQPAQSSSAAPSGNNSSTDNTGLPGLGDPEPSTAALVERAVAKMQSVEPGGTSTGAELVERASPEKDAECKEELLKGYSSESLEQSSAIPDAKDKTPGRQRRFTGDSGIEVCVCNRGHHDDDLKEFDGLIDDALDGPLDFCDSCSGRPHGDEEEGLFNAAEEQHREHSHHHLPRQPVCVLLNTINEQDSPNSRTNNSPS; from the exons GGTTTTGGCTGGTGTGGACCATCATCATcattctcagctgctgttgtgtttgCCATCACCGACGCACCAAGCACCGTCTGCAGGCCCAGCAGCGGCAACATGAGATCAACCTGATCGCTTACCGGGAAGCCCACAACTACTCAGCCCTGCCCTTCTATTTAC GGTTTCTGCCAAATTATTTACTACCTCCCTACGAGGAAGTGGTGAACCGACCGCCAACCCCACCACCGCCATACAGTGCCTTACATCAGCAGTGcgtcccagcaggcagcagtagCACAATCCCAGACACGCCAAGAaacctgcagccagcacagagcagctcgGCAGCACCCAGCGGCAATAACAGCAGTACTGACAACACCGGGTTGCCCGGCCTCGGGGACCCCGAGCCTTCCACCGCCGCGCTGGTCGAGCGAGCAGTTGCCAAAATGCAGAGCGTGGAGCCCGGTGGTACCAGCACGGGAGCTGAGCTAGTGGAGAGGGCCAGTCCCGAAAAGGATGCGGAGTGCAAGGAGGAACTGCTAAAAGGTTACAGCTCTGAGAGCTTAGAGCAGAGCAGCGCGATTCCCGACGCGAAGGACAAGACGCCGGGCAGGCAGCGCCGCTTCACGGGCGACTCGGGCATCGAAGTCTGTGTATGCAACCGGGGCCATCACGACGACGACCTCAAGGAGTTCGACGGGCTCATCGATGATGCTCTGGACGGGCCCCTGGACTTCTGCGACAGCTGCAGCGGCCGCCCGCACGGGGATGAGGAGGAAGGGCTTTTTAATGCCGCGGAAGAGCAGCACCGTGAACACAGCCACCACCACCTGCCCCGGCAGCCGGTGTGTGTACTCTTGAACACAATAAATGAGCAGGACTCTCCAAACTCTCGTACCAATAACTCCCCCAGCTAA
- the AS3MT gene encoding LOW QUALITY PROTEIN: arsenite methyltransferase (The sequence of the model RefSeq protein was modified relative to this genomic sequence to represent the inferred CDS: deleted 2 bases in 2 codons), translating into MAAPCGEQIPREQIPQEQIHREVQDYYGKELQKSEDLKTNACVTSARPVPKAIRDALERVHEEVVARYYGCGLIVPECLTACRILDLGSGSGRDCYLLSQLVGERGHVTGIDMTEGQVEVAKKHIAYHMEKFGYQKPNVDFLQGYMEKLGDAGLADESYDIVISNCVINLAPDKRAVLREAYRVLKPGGEMYFSDVYASQRLSEAVRKHRVLWGECLAGALFWGDLYSIAEEVGFSPPRLVTASPITIGDKELEGIVGDCRFVSATFRLFKVPGSSRAGPGQVIYNGGIVGHERELVFDANFTFKEGEAVDVDAETAAVLRSSRFAEEFLIRAGGADAAAPQGCCGGRVKEKICDPFLLLEKLAAPAPACGPAGTCGPRGCC; encoded by the exons A TGGCTGCGCCGTGTGGGGAGCAGATCCCCCGCGAGCAGATCCCCCAGGAGCAGATCCACCGCGAGGTGCAG GATTACTATGGCAAAGAGCTGCAGAAGTCGGAGGACCTGAAAACCAACGCTTGCGTCACCTCGGCCAGGCCGGTCCCCAAGGCGATCAGAGATGCTCTGGAGCGTGTCCATGAGGAGGTGGTGGCCAG GTACTATGGCTGTGGTCTCATCGTCCCCGAGTGCCTGACGGCATGCCGGATCCTGGACctgggcagcggcagcggcaggGACTGCTACCTGCTGAGCCAGCTGGTTGGGGAGCGGGGCCACGTCACTGGCATTGACATGACCGAGGGCCAG GTTGAGGTGGCAAAGAAGCACATTGCGTATCACATGGAGAAGTTTGGCTACCAAAAGCCGAACGTGGACTTCCTCCAGGGCTACATGGAGAAGCTGGGTGATGCCGGGCTGGCTGATGAGAGCTACGATATTGTCAT ctctaACTGCGTGATCAACCTCGCCCCCGACAAGAGGGCCGTGCTGCGGGAGGCCTATCGCGTGCTGAAG CCCGGCGGAGAGATGTACTTCAGCGATGTCTACGCCAGCCAGCGCCTGAGCGAGGCCGTGAGGAAGcacagggtgctgtggg GGGAGTGCCTGGCGGGAGCCCTGTTTTGGGGAGACCTGTACAGCATCGCTGAGGAGGTGGGCTTCAGCCCCCCGCGCCTGGTCACCGCCAGCCCCATCACCATCGGGGACAAGGAGCTGGAGGGCATCGTCG GGGACTGCCGCTTTGTT TCCGCCACATTTCGGCTCTTCAAGGTGCCGGGGAGCAGCCGTGCTGGGCCGGGCCAGGTCATCTACAATGGTGGGATCGTGGGACATGAGCGAGAGCTGGTGTTTGACGCCAACTTCACCTTCAAG GAAGGAGAGGCGGTGGATGTGGATGCCGAGACGGCCGCGGTACTGCGCAGCTCCAGGTTTGCGGAGGAGTTCCTCATCCGAGCTGGCGGGGCCGATGCCGCCGCaccccagggctgctgtggCGGGAGGGTGAAG GAGAAGATCTGCGaccccttcctgctgctggagaagctggcG GCCCCGGCTCCCGCCTGCGGTCCCGCTGGCACCTGcgggccccggggctgctgctga